One window of Pyxicephalus adspersus chromosome 4, UCB_Pads_2.0, whole genome shotgun sequence genomic DNA carries:
- the LOC140328516 gene encoding fetuin-B-like: MKVAVFLLLCVHVLCTLAGRSRGPSEPELTSVACNDPQAEAAADLSLRQLNAHRKEGFVLGLKRISNVQEQFDEENGSVFYLTLDVVETDCHVLSRKLWKDCRAKSLNQAVFGQCKVIFQLNKPKRIAHLHNYDCTLTPVARGDIGCAGCHTPQPLNDINFVEVAQKSLGKFNSESNNIKYFILGNITKAASQVVAGTAYHVEYTIHESSCNKSVKDFSQCERLDCEFAHTGYCQSMAVAHWSTPDDKNVTSVTCEIFEPEAATVEEQNHQAGHAEDKPDSGKKDHHGKGDRGRGSKHGQKHRHGHDHKHQHKHDHKHDHDHSGSHEHRHEHDHEHLHNYEHHHAAPKKERGPQPETSKTTGTVTYVNAEETSAASGAGDKKGGKPPRKGFFLGKGNPHKSFIRTFPDQASTSDQCPGQAKTLPVEDIPIIEAPQDPTRIPK; encoded by the exons ATGAAGGTTGCTGTATTTCTGCTGCTCTGTGTCCATGTGCTGTGTACCTTGGCAGGGCGAAGCCGCGGTCCTTCAGAACCTGAACTTACCTCCGTTGCTTGCAATGATCCACAAGCAGAGGCTGCTGCAGATTTGTCTCTGCGCCAGCTAAATGCTCATCGGAAGGAGGGGTTTGTCCTTGGCCTCAAGCGAATTTCCAATGTTCAAGAGCAATTTGAT GAAGAGAATGGATCTGTATTTTACCTTACGTTGGATGTTGTCGAGACAGACTGCCATGTCCTGAGCCGCAAACTGTGGAAAGACTGCCGTGCCAAGTCCCTTAATCAGGCT GTGTTTGGACAGTGCAAGGTGATATTTCAACTTAATAAACCAAAGAGGATTGCTCACCTCCACAATTACGACTGCACTTTGACTCCAG TTGCTCGTGGTGACATTGGCTGCGCTGGCTGTCATACGCCTCAACCACTGAATGACATCAACTTTGTTGAAGTTGCACAGAAGAGTCTTGGGAAATTCAACAGTGAGAGCAACAATATCAAATACTTTATTCTTGGAAATATCACAAAGGCCGCAAGCCAG GTAGTTGCTGGAACAGCCTATCACGTGGAGTACACCATTCATGAATCATCTTGCAATAAATCTGTTAAAGACTTTTCCCAGTGTGAGCGCCTGGACTGTGAATTTGCA CACACTGGTTATTGTCAGTCTATGGCTGTAGCACATTGGAGTACACCAGATGATAAGAACGTGACAAGTGTCACCTGTGAGATATTTGAACCAGAG gctGCTACTGTTGAGGAACAAAATCATCAGGCTGGACATGCTGAAGATAAACCAGATAGTGGCAAAAAGGATCACCATGGAAAGGGTGACAGGGGAAGAGGTAGCAAGCATGGCCAAAAACATCGACATGGTCATGACCATAAGCACCAACATAAACATGACCACAAACACGACCATGATCACTCTGGAAGCCATGAACATAGACATGAGCATGACCATGAACATCTTCACAATTATGAGCATCATCATGCCGCACCCAAAAAAGAGCGTGGTCCACAACCAGAAACCTCCAAAACAACAGGCACTGTTACATACGTTAATGCTGAAGAAACGTCTGCTGCTTCAGGTGCTGGGGacaaaaaaggaggaaaaccaccaagaaaaggtttttttctaGGCAAAGGAAACCCTCATAAATCATTCATCAGAACCTTTCCAGACCAAGCCTCAACATCAGATCAGTGTCCTGGACAAGCCAAGACTTTGCCAGTTGAAGATATTCCCATTATAGAAGCACCACAGGATCCAACTAGAATCCCAAAATAG